From one Montipora capricornis isolate CH-2021 chromosome 10, ASM3666992v2, whole genome shotgun sequence genomic stretch:
- the LOC138019337 gene encoding protein unc-13 homolog C-like, with amino-acid sequence MAVYFGQFLSKRKTRSSASSDESSLSPEIKKTKQYSSPTHHEDEIMTALSMTQDVGATLQAILAKLEKLDSIESAVKKIEANLENLEKRTQRLEDLQTTTNKDIDDLKEGINFTGQQLKEKTEAAEKAHRLYETQLAELTTKCQKTEVLLEEVHTKNLYLEAYSRRENIKFTNIVESTEIGGRSGENTEEVLRNFLERDLGYRDARSVEIQRVHRIGKSKDGNPRPILARFLRYKDCEQIFKLGHRLKGTNFQMFRDLPRDIITRRKVQMDAFKDARRNGVAASFSQSQPDKLYIKGKLWPVGQKFTV; translated from the coding sequence ATGGCCGTTTATTTTGGTCAATTTctcagcaaaagaaaaaccagATCTTCAGCTTCCTCCGACGAGTCAAGTCTTTCGccggaaataaaaaaaaccaagcAGTACTCCTCGCCAACGCACCACGAAGACGAAATAATGACAGCTCTCAGTATGACACAAGATGTTGGTGCAACTCTGCAAGCAATCCTAGCAAAACTGGAAAAGCTTGATTCAATAGAATCAGCCGTGAAGAAGATTGAAGCCAATCTCGAGAACTTAGAGAAACGAACCCAAAGGCTAGAAGATCTCCAAACAACAACGAATAAAGATATTGACGACCTAAAAGAAGGAATCAACTTTACCGGACAACAACTGAAGGAAAAGACAGAAGCTGCGGAGAAAGCGCATCGACTCTACGAAACTCAATTAGCAGAGCTGACGACAAAATGCCAGAAAACTGAGGTTCTGCTAGAGGAGGTCCACACTAAAAATCTTTACTTAGAAGCCTACTCTCGCCGGGAGAATATTAAATTCACCAACATAGTAGAATCGACAGAAATAGGCGGCCGCTCTGGTGAAAACACCGAAGAAGTTCTTCGAAATTTTTTGGAACGGGATCTCGGTTACAGGGATGCAAGGAGCGTAGAAATCCAGCGAGTACATCGTATCGGTAAAAGCAAAGATGGAAATCCGCGTCCTATTCTAGCCCGTTTCCTCAGGTACAAAGACTGTGAGCAGATCTTTAAACTTGGTCACCGACTTAAAGGCACTAACTTCCAAATGTTCCGAGACCTTCCCAGGGATATCATTACCCGAAGAAAAGTACAGATGGATGCTTTTAAAGATGCCAGACGAAATGGAGTTGCTGCCTCCTTCAGCCAGTCGCAACCAGACAAACTGTATATTAAAGGTAAATTGTGGCCCGTCGGGCAAAAATTTACTGTCTAA
- the LOC138019336 gene encoding contactin-associated protein-like 2: MYRLRIFLTLFYSPLSVLAAQGNTQCRESGSQRGVALRHAVYSSKIIQRYFDCVNECINDPPCLSINFWWDTRKCDLNYKTKEHSCRACFVAEPHSTYLGIGKLPGNRGYANSCTAFKRLDPTSNSGVYAIDPDGEGGLPPFDVTCNMTDKNGVGVTVISHDSENRTRVKGCEPAGCYKRDIHYSGTTLSQLEMLTRVSSDCEQFIMYQCYHALLFRNKVNGAWWMSRDSKKMTHWGGASGHNKCACGMTNSCAASRFGCNCDKNDKVWREDSGLLTNKTQLPVSQLRFGDTGEKGEEGYHTLGKFKCYGTA, translated from the exons ATGTATCGGCTGCGTATTTTCCTTACATTATTTTACTCGCCGTTAAGTGTCTTGGCTGCGCAAGGCAACACACAGTGCCGTGAATCAGGAAGTCAACGTGGAGTCGCCCTTCGACATGCAGTCTACAGCTCCAAGATAATACAACGCTATTTTGACTGCGTTAACGAGTGTATCAACGATCCGCCATGCTTGAGCATCAACTTTTGGTGGGACACCAGGAAATGTGATTTGAACTATAAAACAAAGGAACACAGTTGTCGCGCTTGTTTCGTAGCTGAACCACACTCAACTTACTTGGGAATAGGGAAACTACCTGGAAACCGAG GATACGCCAATTCTTGTACCGCTTTTAAAAGATTGGACCCTACATCAAACAGTGGAGTTTACGCCATTGATCCTGACGGTGAAGGAGGCTTGCCACCGTTTGACGTCACTTGTAACATGACTGACAAGAATGGAGTTGGCGTGACAGTCATCAGTCACGACAGTGAGAACAGAACGCGTGTCAAGGGATGTGAACCTGCTGGTTGTTACAAACGTGACATTCACTACTCCGGAACAACTCTGTCTCAACTGGAAATGCTCACCAGAGTCTCCTCGGACTGTGAACAGTTTATCATGTACCAGTGTTATCATGCTCTGCTTTTTCGCAACAAAGTGAATGGAGCATGGTGGATGTCACGTGACTCAAAAAAAATGACTCACTGGGGTGGAGCATCTGGTCATAACAAGTGCGCATGCGGAATGACCAACTCATGCGCAGCCTCTCGCTTTGGTTGTAACTGTGATAAGAATGACAAGGTCTGGCGTGAAGACAGCGGTCTCCTCACCAACAAGACTCAGCTTCCAGTTTCGCAGCTCAGGTTTGGAGATACTGGAGAGAAAGGGGAGGAAGGGTACCACACACTCGGAAAATTCAAATGCTATGGAACAGCATGA